The genomic window GAGGGTGAAGTCTTTGCCGTCTTCGGACAAGAAGTCGGCAACGCCGTCGGGCAGGGCTTTGCTTTGCACCCAGTGGCCTTTGTTGGCGGCTTTGAAGGTTACGGTGTCGCCGACTTTGGCGTTGACGTAGCCGGGTTCGAACACCATGCTGCCGTCTTTGCCGTTGTCGAGCATTTTGACTTCGTGGTTGGCGGCGTATGCGCCGAGGGAAGCGGTCAGCATGAGGAGGAAGAGGGATTTTTTCATGAGAGGAGTCCTTTCTAAGGATAAAAAAATATGGGGCGGGCTGATGAGTCGGAGAGGCAAGCCTTGGGCTTACCGCCCTCTCCCTAACCCTCTCCCGCGGGCGAGGGGATAAGTTGCAGGGAGTTCGCAGGCCGAATGCTCAAATCCGACATTTGCAGGAGCGATTAAGTTACGCCGTCTGCCGCATCGGGCGGATAACGGGCAGGCCTTTGCTGTCGTACAAAAGTTCGATATCCACTTTGTACAGCCTGCCTATCATGTCCGCCTGCAACACGTCCTGCGGCGCGCCCTGCGCCTGTACTTTGCCTTCGCCGAGCAGAATCACGCCGTCTGAAAACTGCGCGGCGAGGCTCAAATCATGCAACACCATCAACGTAACCAGATTGTGTTCGTGCGTGTATTGCACCACGCGCT from Neisseria sp. DTU_2020_1000833_1_SI_GRL_NUU_006 includes these protein-coding regions:
- a CDS encoding plastocyanin/azurin family copper-binding protein, with product MKKSLFLLMLTASLGAYAANHEVKMLDNGKDGSMVFEPGYVNAKVGDTVTFKAANKGHWVQSKALPDGVADFLSEDGKDFTLKLDKEGVYVYTCPPHRMMNMSGVIQVGKPVNKAKAQAVVDELENRAMQSKGRLKKYMQQVK